The DNA segment ATGAACCGCCAATTGAACCGTGTCGATAGGACGCCCGCGACAGCGCCTTGGTCGTCCCGGACCGGGCAGGAGTAGGCGACGGTATGGCCGCCCGCCGATTGGCAGAAATACATGTCTGTCACGTGGACAATCTCCCGGTTCATCGTCTCCCGGAACCAGTCCTCGTCAGACATGTCGCTGCCAAGGAGATCTTCGCGGAGGCCTGTCGCCACGATCCGGCCTTTCCGATCGACGAGGTACAGGTCATGGTAGACCTCATAGAGATCGACGATCTTTTTTAACAGGCTCGTCGCCTCTGACCGGTACCTGTCCGGTTCGCGGAGACAGTCGCGGATGGCCTGGAAGGTGGCCCATGCCTGAACGTCGCAATTGCGCTCAAAGAGGTTGCGGTCGATCTTGTCGATGGTGTCATAGGCCAGATCAGCCGTCCGGACGGCGATGACCTCATTGGCTGTTCGATGGATGTCGTTGATGGTGGCGGAACTCTCCCGGGTCGCCTGGAAGCTGTGGCCGGCCAGTTTCTTGATCTCATCGGCGACGACGCGAAAGCCCCGCCCCGCCTCTCCCGCTCTTGACGCTTCGATGGCAGAGTTTAACGCCAACAGATTGGTCTGTTTGCTGATCCGGTCAATGGTTTGGATGGTCTTCAC comes from the Heliomicrobium gestii genome and includes:
- a CDS encoding methyl-accepting chemotaxis protein: MAVVTPQESSMSVLLKRLTEGTSRMVKTIQTIDRISKQTNLLALNSAIEASRAGEAGRGFRVVADEIKKLAGHSFQATRESSATINDIHRTANEVIAVRTADLAYDTIDKIDRNLFERNCDVQAWATFQAIRDCLREPDRYRSEATSLLKKIVDLYEVYHDLYLVDRKGRIVATGLREDLLGSDMSDEDWFRETMNREIVHVTDMYFCQSAGGHTVAYSCPVRDDQGAVAGVLSTRFNWRFIYDIIDKAKVSQGGSLYLINKDGVVIASLDRSGILEKNLSELPAVRKAIAGETYGYVIDSAQGKLQIYGYAHTQGYNAYGGKGWSVIVTERAGD